In Paenibacillus sp. FSL M7-0420, a single genomic region encodes these proteins:
- the purN gene encoding phosphoribosylglycinamide formyltransferase, which translates to MEWSRIAVFASGTGSNFAALVRAQREGRLGGGSIELLVSDKPEAPVAQRAEEAGIPALLLRPKDFAGREQYEAAIVAELQRRNIGLVVLAGYMRLISPVLLAPYAGRIINIHPSLLPAFAGKDAIGQAMEYGVKLTGVTVHFVDGGMDTGPVIAQRSVEVQSGDTAQSLAARIHQVEYALYPEVVSAFAAGKVELNGRMTTIAD; encoded by the coding sequence ATGGAGTGGAGCCGAATCGCTGTCTTTGCCTCCGGAACGGGCAGCAATTTCGCTGCACTGGTCCGGGCACAGCGGGAGGGCAGGCTGGGCGGAGGCAGCATAGAGCTGCTGGTCTCGGACAAGCCGGAAGCGCCTGTAGCACAGCGGGCAGAGGAGGCAGGAATTCCTGCTCTGCTGCTGCGGCCGAAGGACTTCGCGGGCCGGGAGCAGTACGAGGCCGCGATTGTGGCTGAATTGCAGCGCCGGAACATCGGACTGGTGGTGCTGGCCGGCTACATGCGGCTGATCTCCCCCGTCCTGCTCGCACCGTATGCCGGACGGATCATCAACATTCATCCTTCGCTGCTGCCGGCGTTTGCCGGGAAGGACGCGATCGGGCAGGCGATGGAGTACGGCGTGAAGCTGACGGGCGTGACCGTGCATTTTGTCGATGGAGGCATGGACACCGGACCGGTGATCGCCCAGCGCAGCGTGGAGGTCCAGTCTGGAGATACCGCCCAATCGCTGGCTGCACGCATCCATCAGGTGGAATACGCGCTGTATCCTGAGGTAGTGAGTGCTTTTGCCGCCGGAAAAGTAGAATTGAACGGAAGAATGACGACCATTGCCGATTAA
- the purH gene encoding bifunctional phosphoribosylaminoimidazolecarboxamide formyltransferase/IMP cyclohydrolase → MSIKRALVSVSDKQGIVDFCRELSALGVEIISTGGTSTLLAKEGVPVIGISDVTGFPEIMDGRVKTLHPAVHSGLLAVRDNEEHTRQMNELGLDYIDLVVVNLYPFAETIAKPDVSYEEAIENIDIGGPTMLRSAAKNHAFVSVVVDAADYANVLEEVRAGGDTTLATRKRLAAKVFRHTAAYDALIADYLANVTGEPLPERYTVTYEKIQDLRYGENPHQKAAFYRKPLAAQDTLTAAEQLHGKELSYNNINDANAALQIVKEFEEPAVVAVKHMNPCGVGVGTSVYEAYQKAYNADPTSIFGGIVAANRIIDADTANLLKDIFLEIVLAPGFTDEALEILTKKKNIRLLKLGNLSTAASRKSSFVVTSIEGGMVVQESDVHSVNPEELQVVTDRKPTEEELKQLLFGWKVVKHVKSNAIVLAADDMTVGVGAGQMNRVGAAKIAIEQAGEKAKGAVLASDAFFPMGDTLEMAAKAGITAVIQPGGSIKDEESIKVANEYGIAMVFTGVRHFKH, encoded by the coding sequence GTGAGTATCAAGAGAGCGCTGGTCAGCGTATCGGACAAACAGGGCATCGTGGATTTTTGCCGCGAGTTGTCTGCATTAGGCGTAGAAATTATCTCCACAGGCGGCACCAGCACACTTTTGGCGAAGGAAGGCGTTCCGGTCATTGGCATCTCTGATGTTACCGGCTTCCCTGAGATCATGGATGGACGCGTCAAAACTCTGCACCCGGCCGTACACAGCGGCCTCCTGGCCGTTCGTGACAACGAAGAGCATACCCGTCAGATGAATGAGCTTGGCCTTGATTACATCGACCTCGTCGTGGTGAATCTGTATCCGTTCGCGGAGACGATTGCCAAGCCGGATGTGTCTTATGAAGAGGCTATCGAGAACATCGATATCGGCGGACCGACCATGCTGCGTTCTGCGGCGAAGAACCATGCGTTTGTCAGTGTGGTGGTCGATGCGGCCGACTATGCGAATGTGCTTGAAGAAGTACGCGCCGGTGGAGATACAACCCTTGCTACCCGCAAACGTCTTGCGGCCAAAGTCTTCCGCCATACGGCGGCTTACGACGCCCTGATTGCCGATTATCTGGCGAATGTCACCGGTGAACCGCTGCCGGAGCGCTATACGGTCACTTATGAGAAAATCCAGGATCTGCGCTACGGCGAGAACCCGCATCAGAAGGCTGCATTCTACCGCAAGCCGCTGGCGGCGCAGGATACCCTTACGGCTGCCGAGCAGCTGCACGGTAAAGAGCTGTCCTACAACAACATCAATGACGCGAACGCAGCGCTCCAGATTGTCAAAGAATTCGAAGAGCCTGCCGTTGTAGCTGTGAAGCATATGAATCCTTGCGGTGTGGGCGTGGGCACAAGCGTCTATGAAGCGTATCAAAAAGCGTACAATGCGGACCCTACCTCCATCTTCGGCGGCATTGTTGCTGCTAACCGGATTATTGATGCGGACACGGCTAATCTGCTGAAGGATATTTTCCTCGAAATCGTCCTGGCCCCAGGCTTCACGGATGAAGCGCTGGAGATCCTGACGAAGAAAAAGAATATCCGCCTGCTTAAGCTGGGCAACCTCAGCACTGCTGCATCCCGTAAAAGCAGCTTTGTGGTCACTTCCATTGAAGGGGGAATGGTGGTGCAGGAGAGCGACGTACACTCCGTGAATCCTGAGGAATTGCAAGTGGTAACCGACCGTAAGCCTACCGAAGAAGAGCTGAAGCAGCTGTTGTTCGGCTGGAAGGTCGTGAAGCATGTGAAGTCCAACGCCATCGTGCTGGCGGCTGACGATATGACAGTCGGTGTAGGTGCAGGACAGATGAACCGTGTCGGTGCGGCCAAGATTGCCATTGAACAAGCAGGCGAGAAAGCGAAGGGTGCTGTGCTGGCATCAGATGCCTTCTTCCCGATGGGCGATACCCTGGAAATGGCTGCGAAGGCGGGCATTACGGCAGTGATTCAGCCGGGAGGCTCGATCAAGGACGAGGAATCGATTAAGGTTGCCAATGAATACGGCATTGCCATGGTCTTCACCGGCGTACGCCATTTCAAACACTAG
- the purM gene encoding phosphoribosylformylglycinamidine cyclo-ligase: protein MSEAYKNAGVDIAAGNEAVERMKKHVKRTYRPEVMTELGGFGALFGLNKDKYEEPVLVSGTDGVGTKLKIAFAADRHDTIGIDAVAMCVNDIVVQGAEPLFFLDYLACDKVVPEKIEAIVAGIAEGCHQAGCALIGGETAEMPGMYAAGEYDIAGFTVGVADKAKLVTGADIAPGDIVIGLASSGIHSNGFSLVRKLLLEEGGYGLNDVVPELGAPLVDVLLAPTKIYVKPLLALLEQLPVKGMAHITGGGFIENIPRVLPEHVNVEINYGSWPIQPVFSLMQSKGQVSNRDMFTTFNMGVGLVLVVAEADGERALALLKASGEEAYRIGTVTEGERIVTFTGAEV, encoded by the coding sequence GTGTCGGAAGCTTATAAAAACGCCGGAGTGGATATTGCGGCTGGCAATGAAGCCGTAGAACGCATGAAGAAGCATGTGAAGCGCACATACCGGCCGGAAGTGATGACCGAGCTGGGCGGCTTCGGCGCCCTGTTCGGCCTGAATAAGGACAAGTACGAAGAGCCGGTTCTCGTATCGGGAACAGACGGTGTGGGCACGAAGCTGAAGATCGCGTTCGCGGCTGACCGCCACGACACGATTGGCATCGATGCGGTCGCCATGTGCGTGAATGACATCGTGGTGCAGGGCGCTGAGCCGCTGTTCTTCCTCGATTATCTGGCCTGCGATAAGGTCGTGCCGGAGAAGATTGAGGCGATCGTAGCCGGGATCGCGGAAGGCTGCCATCAGGCGGGCTGCGCGCTGATCGGCGGCGAGACCGCCGAGATGCCGGGCATGTATGCGGCTGGCGAATATGATATCGCCGGATTCACCGTAGGTGTGGCCGATAAGGCCAAGCTGGTGACGGGAGCGGACATCGCTCCTGGAGACATTGTGATAGGCCTGGCTTCGAGCGGGATTCACAGCAACGGCTTCTCGCTGGTGCGCAAGCTTTTGCTGGAAGAGGGCGGCTACGGCTTGAATGATGTCGTGCCTGAACTCGGGGCTCCCCTCGTAGATGTACTGCTGGCTCCGACCAAAATCTACGTGAAGCCGCTGCTCGCTCTGCTCGAACAGCTTCCGGTCAAGGGCATGGCCCATATTACCGGCGGCGGGTTCATCGAGAACATTCCCCGCGTATTGCCGGAGCATGTGAATGTAGAGATCAACTACGGCTCCTGGCCGATTCAGCCGGTCTTCAGCCTGATGCAGAGCAAGGGGCAGGTAAGCAACCGCGACATGTTCACAACGTTCAATATGGGCGTGGGACTGGTGCTGGTCGTGGCTGAAGCGGACGGAGAGCGTGCCCTTGCGCTGCTTAAGGCCAGCGGGGAAGAGGCTTACCGGATCGGCACAGTTACTGAAGGAGAGCGCATCGTTACCTTTACGGGAGCTGAAGTCTGA